A portion of the Stella humosa genome contains these proteins:
- a CDS encoding ABC transporter substrate-binding protein, producing the protein MARRGWRLARVLAGIVLAAVLAVTVESTEAAAQESRDPIRIAVHDWTGQQLTARLAGGILERSGYRVRYVVTDYMAGLDSMAAGRIDLVTEQWETTAQPAMRRGEATGKVERLGPLGPIAIEDWWYPLYMKERCPGLPDWRALLKCGQAFATPDTAPLGRYLGLPALWEGNDAERIEALGLPFVVVDAANEEAMYADLKDAYERKAPLMVWVYSPHWVNARFQGEWVQFPKYEPACYSDPKWGVNPDKAYDCGKPSGNIWKYAAIDMARKWPKAHRIMTRFRIDGPELERLVALVDIEKRPLLEVAGEWLAAHEAEWKAWEAP; encoded by the coding sequence ATGGCGCGACGTGGGTGGAGGCTGGCGCGCGTGCTGGCGGGCATCGTCCTGGCCGCGGTCCTGGCCGTGACCGTGGAATCGACCGAAGCCGCGGCCCAGGAATCCCGCGACCCCATCCGCATCGCCGTCCATGACTGGACCGGCCAGCAACTGACCGCGCGGCTGGCCGGCGGCATCCTGGAGCGCAGCGGCTATCGCGTGCGCTACGTCGTCACGGACTACATGGCGGGGCTGGACTCAATGGCGGCCGGCCGCATCGACCTCGTGACCGAGCAGTGGGAGACCACCGCCCAGCCGGCGATGCGCCGGGGCGAGGCGACCGGCAAGGTGGAGCGGCTGGGACCGCTGGGGCCGATCGCGATCGAGGACTGGTGGTATCCGCTCTACATGAAGGAGCGCTGCCCCGGCCTGCCCGACTGGCGCGCGCTGCTGAAATGCGGCCAGGCCTTCGCCACGCCCGACACGGCGCCGCTCGGCCGCTATCTCGGCCTGCCGGCCTTGTGGGAAGGCAACGACGCGGAGCGGATCGAGGCGCTCGGCCTGCCCTTCGTCGTGGTCGACGCCGCCAACGAGGAGGCGATGTATGCCGACCTCAAGGACGCCTATGAGCGCAAGGCGCCGTTGATGGTCTGGGTCTACAGCCCGCACTGGGTGAACGCCCGCTTCCAGGGCGAATGGGTGCAGTTCCCGAAATACGAGCCGGCCTGCTACAGCGACCCGAAATGGGGCGTCAATCCGGACAAGGCCTATGACTGCGGCAAGCCGTCCGGCAACATCTGGAAGTACGCGGCGATCGACATGGCGCGGAAATGGCCCAAGGCCCACCGCATCATGACGCGCTTCCGCATCGACGGGCCGGAGCTCGAGCGCCTGGTCGCCCTGGTCGACATCGAGAAGCGACCCCTGCTCGAGGTGGCCGGCGAGTGGCTGGCCGCGCACGAGGCCGAATGGAAGGCCTGGGAGGCCCCCTGA
- a CDS encoding phytanoyl-CoA dioxygenase family protein, giving the protein MLSAADVEFYRENGYVVAPDVLDGATLSRIRQVVAEICEGARGLETHDKVFDLEPSHRPDAPRVRRIKVPHSNFPFFRELAGYGPMVAILQQLLGPDVRLHGSKINMKAPGYGSPVEWHQDWAFYPHTNDDVLAVGVLLDDADRDNGAMMVVPGSHRGPTWNHHDETGHFCGAMDPAQCPGLDLSTAALMPARAGSMTFHHVRAVHGSAQNFSSRPRTLLLYEFAAADAFPLKGISNFAEYESCMVAGSSSIEPRVVPAPIRMPFPPPRFQGSIYESQTAIAKRYFEMRQEPAPAG; this is encoded by the coding sequence ATGCTGTCCGCCGCCGATGTCGAGTTCTATCGCGAGAATGGCTATGTCGTCGCCCCGGACGTGCTGGACGGTGCCACGCTCAGCCGCATCCGCCAGGTCGTCGCCGAGATCTGCGAGGGCGCCCGCGGGCTGGAGACGCACGACAAGGTATTTGATCTTGAGCCGTCGCACCGGCCGGACGCGCCGCGGGTGCGCCGGATCAAGGTGCCGCACAGCAACTTCCCCTTCTTCCGGGAACTGGCGGGCTACGGGCCGATGGTGGCCATCCTGCAGCAGTTGCTGGGCCCGGACGTTCGCCTGCACGGGTCCAAGATCAACATGAAGGCCCCCGGCTACGGCTCGCCCGTGGAATGGCATCAGGACTGGGCCTTCTATCCCCATACCAACGACGACGTGCTGGCCGTGGGCGTGCTGCTCGACGATGCCGACCGGGACAACGGGGCGATGATGGTGGTGCCGGGCTCCCACCGCGGGCCGACCTGGAACCATCACGACGAGACCGGGCATTTTTGCGGCGCCATGGACCCGGCCCAGTGCCCGGGGCTGGACCTGTCAACGGCGGCCCTGATGCCGGCCCGGGCCGGCTCCATGACCTTTCACCATGTGCGTGCCGTCCATGGTTCGGCCCAGAACTTCTCCAGCCGGCCGCGCACGCTGCTGCTCTACGAGTTCGCCGCGGCCGACGCGTTCCCGCTGAAGGGCATATCGAACTTCGCGGAGTATGAATCCTGCATGGTCGCTGGCAGTTCCAGCATCGAGCCGCGGGTGGTGCCGGCACCGATCCGCATGCCGTTTCCGCCGCCGCGTTTCCAGGGCTCGATCTATGAAAGCCAGACGGCGATAGCCAAGCGCTATTTCGAGATGCGGCAGGAGCCGGCGCCCGCGGGCTAG
- the pcaB gene encoding 3-carboxy-cis,cis-muconate cycloisomerase, with product MPASIIDSSILGNLFSTEAMRAIFSDETRTAKYLEVEAALARVQGRLGLIPAAAAAEIERNCRIDRIDLERLRQQTERAGSPVIGLVQQLVELCVDGQGEYCHWGATTQDITDTATVLQLREALDLVEGDLRGLSASLADLARRHRDTPVIGRSNLQQAVPVTFGYKMAGLLSAVERHRRRLDELRPRLLVGQFAGAAGTLASLPEGGLETQRLLMVELGLGQPDIAWHTQRDAIAEVGCFLGLVGGTLGKFATDVKLMMQTEVAEVYEPFAHGRGSSSTMPQKRNPVSCIYIHAAVAAARPQVTALLEAVVAEHERSAGPWQIEWAALPQICCLMAGALAHARFLAAGLEVDVPRMRANLDLTHGLVVSEAVMMGLAPHLGRERAHHLVYDLCRTAIAGGRPLVELLAETPEVADHLDRPALDRLCDPANYLGLAGAMVDRVLARLADC from the coding sequence ATGCCCGCCTCGATCATCGACTCCAGCATCCTCGGCAACCTCTTCTCGACCGAGGCGATGCGGGCGATCTTCTCCGATGAAACGCGGACCGCGAAGTATCTGGAGGTCGAGGCGGCCTTGGCGCGGGTCCAGGGCCGGCTGGGGCTGATCCCGGCGGCGGCGGCGGCCGAGATCGAGCGCAATTGCCGTATCGACCGGATCGACCTGGAACGGCTGCGCCAGCAGACCGAGCGCGCCGGCTCACCCGTCATCGGGCTGGTGCAGCAACTCGTCGAGTTGTGCGTCGACGGGCAGGGCGAATACTGCCACTGGGGGGCCACCACCCAGGACATCACTGATACCGCCACCGTGCTGCAACTGCGCGAGGCGCTGGACCTGGTGGAGGGCGACCTGCGCGGCCTCTCGGCATCGCTGGCGGACCTGGCTCGCCGCCATCGCGACACGCCGGTGATCGGCCGCAGCAACCTGCAGCAGGCCGTGCCGGTCACCTTCGGCTACAAGATGGCGGGGCTGCTGAGCGCGGTCGAGCGCCACCGCCGCAGGCTCGACGAGCTGCGGCCGCGACTGCTGGTGGGGCAGTTTGCGGGCGCGGCCGGGACGCTGGCCTCGTTGCCGGAAGGCGGGCTGGAGACGCAGCGGCTGCTGATGGTGGAGCTTGGCCTGGGCCAGCCCGACATCGCCTGGCACACGCAGCGCGACGCGATCGCCGAGGTCGGCTGCTTCCTGGGGCTGGTGGGCGGCACGCTGGGCAAGTTCGCGACCGACGTGAAGCTGATGATGCAGACCGAGGTGGCCGAGGTCTACGAGCCTTTCGCCCACGGCCGCGGCTCCAGCAGCACCATGCCGCAGAAGCGCAACCCGGTATCCTGCATCTACATCCACGCCGCCGTTGCCGCCGCCCGGCCTCAGGTCACGGCACTGCTGGAAGCGGTGGTGGCCGAGCATGAGCGGTCGGCCGGCCCCTGGCAGATCGAATGGGCGGCCCTGCCGCAGATCTGCTGCCTGATGGCGGGTGCGCTCGCCCATGCCCGGTTCCTGGCCGCGGGGCTGGAGGTGGATGTGCCCCGGATGCGCGCCAATCTCGACCTGACGCACGGCTTGGTGGTGTCCGAGGCGGTGATGATGGGGCTGGCCCCCCATCTCGGCCGCGAGCGTGCCCACCACCTGGTCTACGACCTCTGCCGCACGGCGATCGCGGGTGGTCGGCCGCTGGTCGAGCTGCTGGCCGAGACGCCCGAGGTCGCCGACCACCTGGACCGGCCCGCCCTCGACCGCCTCTGCGATCCCGCCAACTATCTGGGCCTGGCCGGGGCGATGGTCGACCGGGTGCTGGCCCGGCTCGCCGATTGTTGA
- the glk gene encoding glucokinase, with protein sequence MIRSRIPRPTLLADIGGTNARFAILDEDTIRQLAPVATADHPTLEAAMEVALAGWTGARPTKALLAVAGPVDGDRMQLTNAPWEVNGLRLRRTFDMSDVRLVNDFAAVAWSMPGLDAGDLRPLAPGEADPEAPIVTLGPGTGLGVAAFLPGRPARVVAGEGGHGTLPAADPEEEAVIARLRARFGHVSAERALSGPGLANLRRAISECRGVSVPDEPPQAITRAALDGSCAVARAALEMFCAMLGGVAGNLALTFRSAGGVRIAGGIAPRIADFLAASRFHERFVAKGRFRPWLETVPVAIVTHPAAALVGLARLADED encoded by the coding sequence TTGATCCGTTCCCGCATTCCCAGACCGACCCTGCTGGCCGACATCGGCGGCACGAACGCCCGTTTTGCGATCCTCGACGAGGACACGATCCGCCAGTTGGCCCCGGTCGCGACCGCCGATCACCCGACGCTGGAGGCCGCCATGGAGGTGGCGCTCGCCGGCTGGACCGGCGCGCGGCCGACCAAGGCGCTGCTGGCCGTGGCCGGCCCGGTGGACGGCGACCGAATGCAGCTGACCAACGCCCCGTGGGAAGTGAACGGCCTGCGGCTGCGGCGCACGTTCGACATGTCCGACGTGCGGCTGGTCAACGATTTCGCGGCCGTCGCCTGGTCCATGCCGGGGCTGGATGCGGGTGATCTGCGGCCGCTGGCGCCGGGCGAGGCCGATCCCGAGGCGCCGATCGTGACGCTCGGTCCCGGCACCGGCCTGGGCGTGGCCGCCTTCCTGCCGGGCCGCCCGGCTCGGGTCGTGGCAGGGGAGGGGGGGCATGGCACGCTGCCCGCGGCTGACCCTGAGGAGGAGGCGGTGATCGCCCGCCTGCGCGCCAGATTCGGCCATGTCTCGGCGGAGCGCGCATTGTCCGGCCCGGGCTTGGCCAACCTCCGTCGGGCGATTTCGGAATGTCGCGGGGTGAGTGTGCCGGACGAGCCGCCGCAGGCGATCACACGGGCGGCTCTGGACGGAAGCTGCGCCGTCGCGCGGGCGGCGCTGGAGATGTTCTGTGCGATGCTGGGCGGCGTGGCGGGCAACCTGGCGCTGACCTTCCGGTCCGCGGGTGGTGTCCGCATCGCGGGCGGCATCGCCCCGCGCATCGCCGACTTCCTGGCGGCCAGCCGGTTCCATGAGCGCTTCGTCGCCAAGGGGCGCTTTCGCCCATGGCTGGAGACGGTGCCGGTCGCCATAGTGACCCATCCGGCGGCGGCCCTGGTGGGCCTGGCCCGGCTCGCCGACGAGGACTGA
- a CDS encoding glutathione S-transferase family protein, translating into MTAPVLFGAIYSVYTRIARLALAEKGVAHRFEPVDIFDPPSVPAEYRGLHPFDRIPALRHGALDLFETAAIARYVDEGFAGPPLQPAAPGARARMAQIVGLLDAYAYRTLVWDVFVERVRKPVRGEPVDEGRIAAALPQAARCCRVLEGFLGGGDWLAGEGLGPTLADLHAAPMFACFRMAPEGASMLAAHAALDRWYRRMAARPSMLATPSPMIEGASHAGA; encoded by the coding sequence ATGACCGCCCCCGTCCTCTTCGGCGCCATCTACAGCGTCTACACCCGCATCGCCCGCCTGGCCCTGGCCGAGAAGGGTGTCGCCCATCGCTTCGAGCCGGTCGACATCTTCGACCCGCCCTCGGTACCGGCCGAATATCGTGGCCTGCACCCGTTCGACCGCATCCCGGCCCTGCGGCACGGCGCGCTCGACCTGTTCGAGACGGCGGCAATCGCGCGCTACGTCGACGAGGGCTTCGCCGGGCCGCCGTTGCAGCCGGCCGCCCCCGGCGCGCGGGCGCGCATGGCGCAGATCGTGGGGTTGCTCGACGCCTATGCCTATCGCACGCTGGTGTGGGACGTGTTCGTGGAGCGGGTGCGCAAGCCCGTGCGCGGCGAGCCGGTGGACGAAGGACGCATCGCGGCGGCCTTGCCGCAGGCGGCGCGCTGCTGCCGGGTGCTGGAAGGGTTCCTTGGCGGTGGCGACTGGCTGGCAGGCGAAGGACTGGGGCCGACGCTGGCCGACCTGCACGCCGCGCCGATGTTCGCCTGCTTCCGCATGGCGCCGGAAGGGGCGTCCATGCTGGCCGCGCATGCCGCGCTCGACCGCTGGTATCGCCGGATGGCGGCCCGGCCGTCGATGCTGGCGACGCCCTCGCCGATGATCGAGGGCGCATCGCATGCCGGCGCGTAA
- a CDS encoding class I SAM-dependent methyltransferase gives MIELGAATPLDLLRTYRRRMIEEVSPNDQMVLPQDALDSATLPETDWCAQYFWVTEEALRVVAKAMLLGEQPEIRRILDLPCGHGRVLRGLRAAFPEAEITACDIDRDGVDFCARTFGALPVYGDPDPDRIELGDATFDLIYCGSLLTHLDAGPFRRFLAKMSRHLAEDGLLVFTTHGRWCLTFHRTIMPFIAPEPWQVIEDGFRATGFGYHDYAESPGYGVSLSSVAWVQQAIEADPSLTTIGLMEKGLGNFQDVFVCRKWPIDAPRGPLHPKRRPAIYQGETEMLGPPRPARGPRVSVGLSPELQRQPAAAAPAAPTPAVESPRPLLQRLAGKILGRS, from the coding sequence ATGATCGAGCTTGGCGCGGCGACGCCGCTGGACCTGCTGCGCACCTATCGCCGGCGGATGATCGAGGAGGTCTCGCCCAACGACCAGATGGTCCTGCCGCAGGATGCGCTCGACAGCGCCACCCTGCCCGAGACCGACTGGTGCGCGCAGTACTTCTGGGTCACGGAAGAGGCACTGCGCGTCGTCGCCAAGGCGATGCTGCTGGGCGAACAGCCCGAGATCCGCCGCATCCTCGACCTGCCCTGCGGCCATGGCCGGGTCCTGCGCGGCCTGCGCGCGGCCTTTCCCGAGGCCGAGATCACCGCCTGCGACATCGACCGCGACGGCGTCGATTTCTGCGCCCGCACCTTCGGCGCACTGCCGGTCTATGGCGACCCCGACCCGGACCGCATCGAGCTGGGCGACGCCACCTTCGACCTCATCTATTGCGGCTCGCTGCTGACGCATCTCGATGCCGGGCCGTTCCGCCGCTTCCTCGCCAAGATGTCGCGCCACCTGGCCGAGGATGGGCTGCTGGTCTTCACCACGCATGGCCGCTGGTGCCTGACCTTCCATCGCACTATCATGCCCTTCATCGCGCCGGAGCCGTGGCAGGTGATCGAGGACGGCTTCCGCGCGACCGGCTTCGGCTATCACGACTATGCGGAATCCCCCGGCTACGGCGTGTCGCTGTCCAGCGTCGCCTGGGTGCAGCAGGCGATCGAGGCGGATCCGTCGCTGACCACGATCGGCCTGATGGAGAAAGGCCTGGGCAACTTCCAGGATGTCTTCGTCTGCCGCAAATGGCCGATCGACGCCCCACGCGGGCCGCTGCACCCCAAGCGCCGTCCGGCGATCTACCAGGGCGAGACCGAGATGCTGGGCCCGCCGCGCCCGGCCCGCGGCCCGCGGGTGTCGGTCGGCTTGTCGCCCGAACTGCAAAGGCAGCCAGCGGCTGCAGCGCCAGCCGCGCCAACACCGGCGGTAGAATCGCCTCGCCCATTGCTGCAAAGGCTGGCGGGCAAGATCCTCGGACGCTCCTAG
- a CDS encoding acyltransferase family protein, with protein sequence MIRNIQALRFLAAFAVVGYHAGTLYFALDKSQGLAPLFAPLVAYGMTGVDLFFVISGYVVQITTAGRAGPAAATSFMLRRSARIYLGYWPWLVVAYLVGRFVVGIDYSGHSAVRSIALTIFIRGQLVMIVSWTLMFELMFYFAFAVAMLLPRRVGLVLLAAWAVASLVWPSRWWLNPFIAEFAAGALLAAAIGRFGPPPAWPAAIATALLAAVGVYVGQRYGLLGRLDVLGRVLCVAPFAVATVALAVALEHRGVTCGRTLVLLGDSSYALYLCHVPVLTLATQVWWPTVHAHPDILYPVITAATVVVAVAWYLAVERHLTAASTRIVRSAFRER encoded by the coding sequence GTGATCCGCAACATCCAGGCCCTGCGCTTCCTGGCGGCCTTTGCCGTCGTGGGGTATCACGCTGGCACGCTCTACTTCGCGCTCGACAAGAGCCAGGGCCTAGCGCCGCTGTTCGCCCCGCTGGTCGCCTATGGGATGACCGGCGTCGACCTCTTCTTCGTCATCTCCGGCTATGTCGTGCAGATCACGACGGCCGGCCGCGCCGGTCCGGCGGCGGCCACCTCGTTCATGCTGCGGCGCTCGGCCCGCATCTATCTGGGCTACTGGCCCTGGCTGGTCGTCGCCTATCTGGTCGGACGCTTCGTCGTCGGCATCGACTATTCCGGCCACAGCGCCGTGCGCTCGATCGCGCTCACCATCTTCATCCGCGGCCAACTGGTCATGATCGTCAGCTGGACCCTGATGTTCGAGCTGATGTTCTATTTCGCCTTCGCGGTCGCCATGCTGCTGCCGCGCCGGGTCGGGCTGGTCCTGCTGGCGGCCTGGGCCGTGGCGAGCCTGGTCTGGCCCAGCCGCTGGTGGCTCAACCCCTTCATCGCGGAATTCGCCGCCGGCGCCCTGCTGGCTGCCGCCATCGGCCGCTTCGGCCCGCCGCCGGCATGGCCCGCTGCCATCGCGACCGCGCTGCTGGCCGCAGTCGGCGTCTATGTCGGCCAGCGCTACGGGCTGCTGGGGCGGCTGGACGTGCTGGGCCGGGTGCTGTGCGTGGCCCCGTTCGCGGTCGCCACCGTGGCACTTGCCGTGGCGCTGGAGCATCGCGGCGTCACCTGCGGTCGCACGCTGGTGCTGCTGGGCGACAGCTCCTACGCCCTCTATCTCTGCCATGTGCCGGTACTGACGCTGGCGACCCAGGTATGGTGGCCGACCGTCCATGCCCATCCTGATATCCTCTACCCGGTCATCACGGCGGCGACCGTCGTGGTGGCGGTGGCCTGGTATCTGGCGGTCGAGCGGCACCTGACGGCGGCATCCACCCGCATCGTCCGCAGCGCTTTCCGCGAGCGGTAG
- a CDS encoding aldo/keto reductase, producing the protein MEMRDFGRTGLRLSALGFGCGAVGGLMVRADAAEQERAVARALDAGINYFDTAVQYGDGQSERNLGRVLARLKPAEAVIGTKVRLLGDDFSDVGGAVVGSLEGSLARLGRERVDILYFHNPVTMDGSPGSLSVARLLEEFVPAVERLRDAGKVGFVGITAVGDTAALKAVLASSKVEAAQVVFNLLNPSAADRLPAGWPGQDYDGLLGDAATAGAGVVAIRVLAGGALSGSAERHPIASPAPAPIGSSDTYAGDLDRAQALLPQAGGTTAGLTDLATRYPLSQAAIGTILVGMASFEQFELALAAIERGAPSAGELARLAGGQR; encoded by the coding sequence ATGGAGATGCGGGATTTCGGCCGGACAGGCCTGCGCCTGTCGGCCCTGGGCTTCGGTTGCGGCGCCGTCGGCGGCCTGATGGTGCGCGCCGACGCGGCCGAGCAGGAGCGCGCCGTCGCCCGGGCACTCGATGCCGGCATCAACTATTTCGACACGGCCGTGCAGTATGGCGACGGGCAGTCGGAACGCAATCTGGGCCGCGTCCTGGCCCGGCTGAAGCCGGCCGAAGCCGTGATCGGCACCAAGGTCCGGCTGCTGGGCGACGACTTCTCGGATGTCGGCGGCGCCGTCGTCGGGTCGCTCGAGGGCAGCCTTGCCCGCCTCGGCCGCGAGCGGGTGGATATCCTCTATTTCCACAACCCGGTCACCATGGACGGCAGCCCCGGCAGCCTGTCGGTCGCCCGCCTGCTGGAAGAGTTCGTGCCGGCCGTCGAGCGGCTGCGCGATGCCGGCAAGGTCGGTTTCGTCGGCATCACGGCGGTCGGCGACACGGCAGCGCTGAAGGCCGTGCTGGCGTCGAGCAAGGTCGAAGCCGCCCAGGTGGTGTTCAACCTGCTGAACCCGTCGGCCGCCGACCGCCTGCCTGCCGGCTGGCCCGGCCAGGACTATGACGGACTGCTGGGCGATGCCGCGACGGCCGGAGCCGGCGTCGTCGCCATCCGCGTGCTGGCCGGCGGCGCGCTCTCCGGATCGGCCGAGCGCCACCCGATCGCCAGTCCCGCCCCGGCACCGATCGGCTCCAGCGACACCTACGCGGGCGACCTCGACCGTGCCCAGGCCCTGCTGCCCCAGGCAGGCGGGACGACCGCCGGACTGACGGATCTGGCGACCCGCTATCCCCTGTCGCAGGCTGCCATCGGCACGATCCTGGTGGGCATGGCAAGTTTCGAGCAATTCGAGCTGGCGCTCGCCGCCATCGAACGCGGCGCGCCATCGGCGGGTGAACTCGCCCGGCTGGCCGGCGGGCAGCGTTGA
- a CDS encoding TetR/AcrR family transcriptional regulator, with protein sequence MTVEIIEERGVEHVSVREAAKRAGVSPGAPFQHFRSKTALLTAVAEQAMGRLTLAVARAQSDADPDDPVAMFEAIGRGYLGWAVANPTHFAIISSRTLIDFASSDSLRGQNEAIRRRMVELLTQARDRGRLAEGVDLDRLVLAARALVYGLARMAIDGHFPEWHPSEPPQVAMQRALGLFIGQMTVPAGR encoded by the coding sequence GTGACCGTCGAGATCATCGAGGAGCGGGGTGTCGAGCATGTCTCGGTGCGCGAGGCCGCCAAGCGGGCGGGCGTGTCGCCCGGCGCGCCGTTCCAGCATTTCCGCTCGAAGACTGCGCTGCTGACCGCCGTCGCCGAACAGGCGATGGGGCGGCTGACCCTGGCGGTGGCCCGAGCCCAGTCGGACGCCGACCCGGACGACCCGGTGGCGATGTTCGAGGCGATCGGCCGGGGCTATCTCGGTTGGGCGGTCGCCAATCCGACCCACTTCGCGATCATCAGTTCCCGCACCCTCATCGACTTCGCGTCGTCGGACAGCCTGCGCGGGCAGAACGAAGCGATCCGGCGCCGGATGGTCGAACTGCTGACCCAGGCCCGCGACCGCGGGCGGCTTGCCGAAGGCGTCGATCTCGACCGTCTGGTGCTGGCCGCGCGCGCGCTGGTCTACGGTTTGGCGCGGATGGCGATCGACGGCCACTTCCCCGAGTGGCATCCGTCGGAGCCGCCGCAGGTCGCCATGCAGCGAGCGCTCGGTCTATTCATCGGGCAGATGACCGTCCCCGCCGGCCGCTGA
- a CDS encoding lactonase family protein — MTIRGRRVAALGALLAALPGLAAAQTIISANETKMTLDNGVAKVVANPAGDSITVMRFTKGGLEVKAQVSVPASLVGPPNSVAVSRSEKLALVTAAMKIDPADPTKQIPDNRVSVIDLTQNPPKVVQTVEAGAGAAGVSFTPDDRMALVADRSAGTISVFKVEGMTLTKVDTVTIGKPEIGVSHVAVTPNGKHALVTRDGDTDNRISVLKIEGGKVEYTKRDFNAGLRPYGLAISPLGDVAVVANIGRGAGDTDTVSLIDLGQEPFRVADTVSVGQTPEGIAISPNGKLAAAVVINGSNKAKNSPFYAAAGKVVLLRIQDRRMTRIAEAPIGTWSQGAAFSADGRTLAVGNVMEKNIQVFRIERNKLVDTGQPIALPGGSGALRGPDFPAVDAPIAAKRKAKATTARG, encoded by the coding sequence ATGACGATTCGAGGGCGCCGCGTTGCGGCCCTGGGTGCGTTGCTCGCGGCCCTGCCGGGCCTTGCCGCCGCACAGACGATCATATCGGCGAACGAAACCAAGATGACGCTCGACAACGGGGTCGCCAAGGTAGTGGCGAACCCGGCGGGCGACAGCATCACGGTGATGCGCTTCACGAAGGGCGGGCTGGAGGTGAAGGCCCAGGTCTCCGTCCCGGCCTCGCTGGTCGGCCCGCCCAACAGCGTCGCCGTCAGCCGCAGCGAGAAGCTGGCGCTCGTCACCGCGGCCATGAAGATCGACCCGGCCGACCCGACCAAGCAGATCCCGGACAACCGCGTCTCGGTGATCGACCTGACCCAGAACCCGCCCAAGGTCGTGCAGACGGTCGAGGCCGGCGCGGGCGCGGCCGGGGTCTCCTTCACCCCGGACGATCGCATGGCCCTGGTGGCCGACCGTTCGGCCGGCACCATCTCGGTCTTCAAGGTCGAGGGAATGACGCTGACCAAGGTCGACACGGTGACGATCGGCAAGCCCGAAATCGGCGTCAGCCATGTCGCGGTCACGCCGAACGGGAAGCACGCGCTGGTCACCCGCGATGGCGACACCGACAACCGCATCTCTGTCCTGAAGATCGAGGGCGGCAAGGTCGAGTACACCAAGCGGGACTTCAATGCGGGCCTGCGGCCCTACGGCCTGGCGATCAGCCCGCTGGGCGACGTCGCCGTCGTCGCCAATATCGGCCGCGGGGCGGGCGACACCGACACGGTCAGCCTGATCGACCTGGGGCAGGAGCCCTTCCGCGTCGCCGACACGGTCAGCGTCGGGCAGACGCCGGAAGGGATCGCCATCTCGCCCAACGGCAAGCTGGCGGCGGCCGTCGTCATCAACGGCTCGAACAAGGCGAAGAACTCGCCGTTCTATGCAGCAGCCGGCAAGGTCGTGCTCCTGCGCATCCAGGATCGCCGGATGACGCGGATCGCCGAGGCGCCGATCGGCACTTGGTCCCAGGGTGCGGCCTTCTCGGCCGACGGCCGCACGCTGGCGGTGGGCAACGTTATGGAAAAGAACATCCAGGTGTTTCGCATCGAGCGGAACAAACTGGTCGACACCGGCCAGCCGATCGCGCTGCCGGGCGGCTCCGGGGCCCTGCGCGGGCCGGATTTCCCGGCGGTCGATGCGCCGATCGCCGCCAAGCGCAAGGCGAAGGCGACGACCGCGCGCGGGTAG